Proteins from one Thermococcus sp. M36 genomic window:
- a CDS encoding metallophosphoesterase encodes MVYVAVLANINGNLPALAKALEKIETLKEEGYEIEKYYILGNIVGLFPYPKEVLDTLDDLMRSNKVRIIRGEFDQVIAESDPHAEGPDYIDRVNYPEHIKLALKYTWEKLGHEGREFIRDLPVYLVDRVGKNDIFGVYGSPLDPFGGRVLPEQPTSYYEAIMHPVKDYEILFVASPKYPVNAMTRYGRVICPGSIGFPPGREHKATFALVDVDTLHTKFIEVDYDKKLIEERIRREGLPEELVRTLYHGKI; translated from the coding sequence ATGGTGTACGTTGCGGTTCTGGCGAACATTAACGGCAACCTTCCAGCCCTCGCGAAGGCCCTCGAAAAGATAGAGACTCTCAAAGAGGAGGGCTATGAGATCGAGAAGTACTACATCCTCGGAAACATAGTCGGCCTGTTCCCGTATCCAAAGGAAGTTCTCGACACTCTGGACGACCTCATGAGGAGCAACAAGGTCAGAATAATCCGGGGCGAGTTTGACCAGGTCATAGCCGAGAGTGATCCCCACGCCGAAGGTCCGGACTACATCGACCGGGTGAACTATCCCGAGCACATCAAGCTGGCCTTGAAGTACACGTGGGAAAAGCTCGGTCACGAAGGCAGGGAGTTCATACGCGATCTGCCGGTTTACCTAGTCGACAGGGTTGGCAAGAATGACATTTTTGGCGTCTACGGAAGTCCCCTCGACCCATTCGGGGGAAGAGTCCTCCCGGAGCAGCCGACGAGCTACTACGAGGCAATAATGCACCCCGTGAAGGATTACGAGATACTCTTCGTGGCCTCGCCGAAGTATCCAGTCAACGCCATGACCCGCTACGGAAGGGTTATCTGCCCGGGAAGCATAGGATTCCCGCCTGGAAGGGAGCACAAGGCCACGTTCGCTCTCGTGGACGTTGATACGCTCCATACGAAGTTCATAGAGGTAGATTACGACAAGAAACTCATAGAGGAAAGGATACGCAGGGAAGGCCTGCCCGAGGAGCTCGTCAGGACTCTCTACCACGGAAAGATTTGA
- a CDS encoding lipopolysaccharide biosynthesis protein — MSYERRILLRHSTASVVALALTGLTRFLYSVFVSRRFGIEALGAANSLISQAFFLAIPLSFFAVALGKYSSEFLGSGKTDSIRSITLPSFLLPLAGLLLLPLNLYLGILATLRGIQLTLRNFLYGIHRGEHYAYIITLSFVGFLVGFLIPNVFAPYLLFLGLIAVFSAAYLVRFDFVGKPRTSEMGLLISYSAFAFLGTLSGVFLIQGPYFISEYLSNPEVAGIVSAILSAAFLLTYLPQVLQSAIMPLFSYKYGRNESDYVKLLAEKTTALLILVTSVAVFVLMLLGREVLSAIFGFDVGPAFYLALMAMEIYIAYNPSIVALNSTAYVKRGTLVALLGAFAVLLSWFYLIPAFEAIGVMAGLILGYGLILTGVAHYARALLDISPRIYVPLALALLLQSLVFLSKYALLGGFLLFLAYNRREIMDGIGLVKSFRGRES, encoded by the coding sequence ATGAGCTATGAGCGCAGGATTCTTTTACGTCACTCAACGGCTTCAGTGGTGGCCCTGGCACTGACCGGGCTAACCCGCTTTCTCTACAGCGTGTTCGTTTCGAGACGCTTTGGCATTGAGGCCCTTGGGGCGGCGAACTCACTTATATCCCAGGCGTTTTTTTTAGCCATCCCGTTGAGCTTCTTTGCGGTGGCCTTGGGCAAGTATTCCTCCGAATTCTTGGGGAGCGGCAAAACTGATTCAATACGCTCCATAACCCTCCCCTCGTTTCTTCTCCCACTGGCGGGGCTTCTTCTGCTTCCCCTGAACCTCTATCTGGGAATCCTTGCAACACTCAGAGGAATTCAGCTGACCCTCAGGAACTTTCTTTACGGCATCCACCGTGGGGAGCACTATGCGTACATAATAACCCTATCCTTCGTGGGCTTCCTGGTGGGCTTTTTAATTCCCAACGTCTTCGCGCCGTACCTGCTCTTCCTGGGGCTGATTGCGGTTTTCTCTGCCGCTTATCTGGTGAGGTTTGACTTCGTTGGAAAGCCCAGAACTAGTGAGATGGGTCTCCTCATCTCGTATTCGGCCTTTGCGTTTTTGGGTACCCTCTCGGGTGTCTTCCTGATACAGGGGCCGTATTTCATTAGTGAATATCTTTCCAATCCAGAGGTTGCTGGAATAGTGTCGGCGATACTCTCTGCGGCCTTCCTTCTGACGTACCTCCCCCAGGTTCTTCAGTCGGCCATAATGCCGCTCTTTTCCTACAAGTACGGTAGAAATGAGAGCGACTACGTTAAACTCCTCGCCGAGAAGACAACGGCCCTCCTGATACTCGTGACCAGCGTTGCAGTGTTCGTTCTCATGTTACTCGGCAGGGAGGTTCTCTCGGCAATATTTGGCTTCGATGTAGGCCCTGCCTTCTACCTGGCCCTCATGGCAATGGAGATTTACATAGCATACAACCCCAGCATAGTCGCCCTGAATTCAACGGCCTACGTCAAGAGGGGGACACTTGTGGCGCTCCTCGGCGCCTTTGCGGTTCTCCTTTCATGGTTCTACCTGATACCGGCATTTGAGGCAATAGGTGTAATGGCGGGCTTGATACTTGGCTACGGCCTCATACTCACGGGTGTTGCCCACTATGCAAGAGCCCTTCTGGATATATCTCCCAGAATATACGTTCCACTGGCCTTGGCGCTGCTTCTTCAGTCCCTAGTGTTCCTGTCGAAGTATGCCCTGCTGGGGGGATTTCTGCTTTTCCTTGCCTACAATAGAAGGGAAATAATGGATGGAATAGGACTGGTCAAATCTTTCCGTGGTAGAGAGTCCTGA
- a CDS encoding class III signal peptide, with product MRTAQAAVEYLFMLVAVMVIVLVVIRYLRESLGTASRQMDEVSDEILRNFANLTGG from the coding sequence ATGAGGACGGCGCAGGCCGCGGTGGAGTACCTCTTTATGCTGGTTGCTGTGATGGTTATAGTCCTCGTTGTCATACGGTACCTGCGGGAGTCTTTGGGCACCGCCAGCCGGCAGATGGACGAAGTCTCGGACGAGATCCTAAGAAACTTCGCCAATTTGACGGGCGGATAG
- a CDS encoding phosphoribosyltransferase family protein — MSQLKSVQEKLRLVRVLRLLKKTYTYEELSRITGLPITVLNRYVRGKVLPSAERTKELLNLLLPYINIEEEVRRRIKFDEYGFFDNMPVLSDTALMSLIAEDIASRYLDKNVDKVLTAATDGIALGVHVARELNVDVVYAKKKKEVGVEKFYEVSYVPSASGSVTTLYLPHWALKKGENVLIVDDVIRSGETQKALIEMCRQAGARPVGMFFLISVGDVVERLKKEYNIPVESLIKLE, encoded by the coding sequence ATGAGCCAGCTAAAGTCGGTGCAGGAAAAGCTCAGACTCGTCAGGGTGCTCAGGCTGCTCAAAAAGACCTACACCTACGAGGAGCTCTCAAGGATAACCGGCCTGCCCATCACGGTGCTCAACCGGTACGTCAGGGGCAAGGTTCTCCCCAGCGCGGAGAGGACAAAGGAGCTCCTCAACCTGCTGCTCCCTTACATCAACATAGAAGAAGAGGTCAGAAGGAGGATAAAGTTCGATGAGTACGGATTCTTCGACAACATGCCGGTTCTGAGCGACACTGCTCTCATGAGCCTTATAGCGGAAGACATCGCGAGCAGGTACCTGGACAAAAACGTGGACAAAGTGCTAACCGCCGCCACCGACGGGATTGCCCTTGGTGTCCACGTCGCCAGAGAACTCAACGTTGACGTTGTATACGCCAAGAAGAAGAAAGAAGTCGGTGTCGAGAAGTTCTACGAGGTCAGCTACGTGCCCAGCGCTTCAGGGAGTGTAACCACCCTGTACCTGCCCCACTGGGCCCTCAAAAAGGGGGAAAACGTACTCATAGTGGACGACGTCATAAGGAGCGGCGAAACCCAGAAAGCCCTCATCGAAATGTGCAGGCAGGCGGGGGCAAGGCCTGTAGGGATGTTTTTCCTGATAAGCGTGGGCGACGTCGTAGAGCGCCTAAAGAAGGAGTACAACATACCCGTGGAGAGTCTCATAAAACTGGAGTGA
- a CDS encoding Lrp/AsnC family transcriptional regulator has product MIEAFVLVVVKPGNEESVYNELLKVGNIKEIYRVYGEYDIILRVEVENIHELDKFHDEVLRRIRNIEMTETLIASSYRG; this is encoded by the coding sequence ATGATAGAGGCGTTTGTACTGGTTGTTGTTAAGCCCGGAAACGAGGAGAGCGTCTACAACGAGCTCCTGAAGGTGGGGAACATAAAGGAAATATACCGGGTCTACGGGGAGTACGACATAATACTCCGCGTCGAGGTCGAGAACATTCACGAACTTGATAAGTTTCACGATGAAGTGCTGAGGAGGATACGCAATATAGAGATGACAGAGACGCTCATAGCCAGCTCCTACAGGGGGTGA
- a CDS encoding FUN14 domain-containing protein, translating to MEFNVNTMAGDIGVGGLVGFVTGYALKKLMKLALALIGVYVMSLFWLQQKGVITVNQDKLFNLASGWTSEIMSLSDKVLGILPGTGAFVVGFYLGFQKG from the coding sequence ATGGAGTTCAACGTGAATACCATGGCTGGGGACATTGGGGTTGGTGGTCTCGTCGGTTTTGTCACTGGATACGCGCTGAAAAAGCTGATGAAGCTCGCGCTGGCCCTTATAGGGGTCTACGTCATGAGTCTGTTCTGGCTCCAGCAGAAGGGAGTCATAACGGTGAACCAGGACAAGCTGTTCAACCTTGCTAGTGGGTGGACAAGCGAGATAATGAGTCTATCGGATAAGGTTCTGGGGATACTCCCCGGGACAGGGGCTTTTGTTGTGGGGTTCTACCTAGGCTTCCAAAAAGGTTAA
- the rpsB gene encoding 30S ribosomal protein S2, protein MEEYLVPLDQYLAAGVHIGTQQKTQDMKKFIYRVRQDGLYVLDVRKTDERLRVAGKFLAKFDPESILAVSVRLYGQKPVKKFGEVTGARAIPGRFLPGTMTNPNVKNFFEPDVLIVTDPRADHQAMKEAIEIGVPIVSLVDTENFLSYVDVAIPTNNKGRKALALIYWILAREILYNRKEIESREDFKVPVEDFEMRIIRT, encoded by the coding sequence ATGGAGGAATACCTTGTTCCACTCGACCAGTACCTTGCCGCCGGTGTCCATATCGGCACCCAGCAGAAGACCCAGGACATGAAGAAGTTCATCTACCGCGTTAGGCAGGACGGCCTCTACGTCCTCGACGTCAGGAAGACTGATGAGCGCCTTAGGGTCGCCGGCAAGTTCCTCGCCAAGTTTGACCCGGAGAGCATTTTAGCTGTTAGCGTCAGGCTCTACGGCCAGAAGCCGGTCAAGAAGTTCGGCGAGGTCACCGGCGCTAGAGCTATACCAGGCCGTTTCCTGCCTGGAACCATGACTAACCCGAATGTCAAGAACTTCTTCGAGCCCGATGTCCTTATCGTTACCGACCCGAGGGCGGATCACCAGGCCATGAAGGAGGCCATCGAGATCGGTGTCCCGATAGTGTCGCTCGTTGACACCGAGAACTTCCTCAGCTACGTCGACGTTGCCATACCGACCAACAACAAGGGTAGGAAGGCCCTCGCGCTCATTTACTGGATCCTCGCGAGGGAGATACTCTACAACAGGAAGGAGATCGAGAGCAGGGAGGACTTCAAGGTCCCTGTCGAGGACTTTGAGATGAGGATCATCAGGACCTGA
- a CDS encoding PadR family transcriptional regulator: MTTPMERLKNKITKEVLWLYILRLLRERPMYAYELKERIKEAFNFEPATVSSYVVLYKLEKEGYVTAEWQESETGKPSRKYYKLTPEGEKLLEDGIAFLENMLTKLRE; the protein is encoded by the coding sequence ATGACCACCCCCATGGAGAGGCTCAAAAATAAAATCACCAAGGAAGTCCTGTGGCTTTACATCCTACGCCTCCTGCGGGAAAGGCCCATGTACGCCTATGAGTTGAAGGAGCGCATAAAGGAGGCTTTCAACTTTGAACCCGCAACGGTTAGCTCCTATGTTGTGCTGTACAAGCTGGAGAAGGAGGGCTACGTGACCGCGGAGTGGCAGGAGAGCGAAACTGGAAAACCCTCAAGGAAGTACTACAAGCTCACGCCGGAGGGAGAGAAGCTCTTAGAGGACGGCATAGCTTTTCTTGAGAACATGCTCACGAAGCTCAGGGAGTGA
- a CDS encoding Lrp/AsnC family transcriptional regulator codes for MVDELDLKIISLLQENARLSYREIARELRVAVGTVYNRIKKMEEEGIIRGFAPILDYEKLGFGLTAVIGVKAQGRKIVEIERKIAESDRAVMVYDITGEFDIVVVAKFRDRADMNRFVKWLLSLEGVEKTNTSVAMQVVKEDLRIRLTED; via the coding sequence ATGGTGGATGAGCTTGATCTCAAGATAATCTCTCTGCTCCAGGAAAACGCCCGCCTATCGTACAGGGAGATAGCCCGGGAGCTCAGGGTGGCTGTCGGAACGGTGTATAACCGCATTAAGAAGATGGAAGAGGAGGGGATAATCAGAGGCTTCGCACCCATCCTGGACTACGAAAAGCTGGGCTTCGGGCTCACGGCAGTGATCGGGGTCAAGGCTCAGGGCAGGAAGATCGTCGAGATCGAGAGGAAAATAGCCGAGAGCGACAGGGCTGTCATGGTCTATGACATAACGGGGGAGTTCGACATAGTGGTGGTCGCAAAGTTTAGGGACAGGGCAGATATGAACCGCTTTGTTAAGTGGCTCCTTTCCCTTGAAGGCGTGGAGAAGACGAACACGAGTGTGGCCATGCAGGTCGTGAAGGAGGATCTGAGGATCCGGCTAACGGAGGACTAG
- a CDS encoding RNA ligase partner protein: MRFVLDTSIFVNPEIRGKFGESPTEAMRSFLSYAERLFSRVEFYMPPGIYREVMHFVDEEGLLPEIELYIIKKPPNVHDIKIPAFVVYELIDDIRRRIDKGLRVAEKAVRESVIETDNVDRIIQKLRRNYRKALREGIVDSKEDFELILLAKELDATIVSADVGILTWAQKMGIKWIDAANFKEVLESLAEKMG, translated from the coding sequence CTGAGATTCGTCCTTGACACGAGCATCTTCGTTAACCCCGAGATCAGGGGAAAGTTCGGGGAAAGTCCGACCGAGGCCATGAGGTCGTTTCTCAGCTACGCAGAGAGGCTTTTTAGCAGGGTGGAGTTCTACATGCCGCCCGGAATTTACAGGGAAGTGATGCACTTCGTGGACGAGGAAGGCCTTCTTCCAGAGATAGAGCTTTACATCATCAAAAAGCCCCCGAACGTCCACGACATCAAGATCCCCGCCTTCGTCGTTTACGAGCTTATAGACGACATAAGGAGGAGAATAGACAAGGGGCTCCGCGTGGCTGAAAAGGCCGTCCGTGAGAGCGTTATCGAGACGGACAACGTGGACAGGATAATCCAGAAGCTGCGCAGGAACTACAGGAAGGCCCTGCGAGAGGGGATAGTTGACAGCAAGGAGGACTTCGAGCTCATCCTGCTTGCCAAAGAGCTCGACGCGACGATAGTCTCCGCCGACGTCGGGATACTGACCTGGGCCCAGAAGATGGGCATCAAGTGGATAGACGCCGCCAACTTTAAGGAGGTTCTAGAAAGCCTCGCGGAGAAGATGGGATGA
- a CDS encoding 50S ribosomal protein L40e, with protein sequence MARFPEAEARIFRKYICMRCGATNPWKAKKCRKCGYKGLRPKAREPRGGMGR encoded by the coding sequence ATGGCGAGATTCCCAGAGGCTGAGGCCAGAATCTTTAGGAAGTACATCTGCATGCGCTGCGGCGCCACTAACCCGTGGAAGGCCAAGAAGTGCAGGAAGTGCGGCTACAAGGGTCTTCGCCCGAAGGCCAGGGAGCCGCGCGGTGGAATGGGACGCTGA
- a CDS encoding YkgJ family cysteine cluster protein has protein sequence MDKRWVATIHLDTLEVECDPSFRFKCVEGCGKCCYELEIPIRDEDIAGIEDLGYSAWEFVDYEKMFYRGDKFLSYALKKRPFDGGCVFLDPETMRCRIYSRRPLACRLYPFVFVRHGKTMEVYVKMDSFCPGLNHPEGTPISREFLLREYGDVIYEYREKATKASR, from the coding sequence TTGGACAAGAGGTGGGTTGCAACGATCCACCTCGACACCCTTGAAGTCGAATGCGACCCCTCGTTCAGGTTCAAGTGCGTTGAGGGCTGCGGAAAATGCTGCTATGAGCTGGAAATACCCATCAGGGACGAAGATATAGCCGGGATAGAGGATCTGGGATACAGCGCATGGGAGTTCGTTGACTATGAGAAGATGTTTTACAGAGGGGACAAGTTCCTCAGCTACGCCCTAAAAAAGAGGCCCTTCGACGGGGGATGCGTCTTTCTCGACCCAGAGACCATGAGGTGCAGAATTTACAGCCGCAGGCCCCTTGCATGCAGGCTATATCCCTTTGTTTTCGTCAGGCACGGAAAGACCATGGAGGTATACGTCAAAATGGACTCGTTCTGCCCCGGCCTCAACCACCCCGAAGGCACTCCCATTTCCAGGGAATTCCTGCTCAGGGAGTATGGGGACGTGATCTATGAGTACCGGGAGAAGGCCACGAAGGCCTCCAGATAA
- the mtnP gene encoding S-methyl-5'-thioadenosine phosphorylase: protein MPRIAIIGGSGVYDPKLLQNVREEFVSTPYGKVRVKIGEYDGEEIAFLPRHGEGHSVPPHKINYRANIWALYELGVERILSTSAVGSLNEAMKPGDFVVLDQLLDFTKTRHYTFYDGDESPHDRKFVAHVDFTDPYCPELRKALITAAKELGFNYHPTGTYACMEGPRFETRAEIRALKILGADVVGMTQCPEAALARELEMCYASVAIVTNFAAGISTQKLTHTEVVELMAQKSEEIKYLLMTSIKYIPKERHCACKDALKGATGE from the coding sequence ATGCCGAGGATAGCTATTATTGGAGGTTCCGGAGTCTACGACCCCAAGCTGCTCCAGAACGTCAGGGAGGAGTTCGTGAGCACGCCGTACGGAAAGGTCAGGGTGAAGATAGGGGAGTATGACGGGGAGGAGATAGCCTTTCTGCCCAGGCACGGGGAGGGGCACAGCGTCCCGCCGCACAAGATAAACTACCGCGCTAACATCTGGGCCCTCTACGAGCTCGGCGTCGAGAGGATACTCTCAACTTCGGCTGTTGGCTCGCTCAACGAGGCCATGAAGCCCGGTGATTTCGTCGTTCTCGACCAGCTGCTTGACTTCACCAAAACGAGGCACTACACCTTCTACGACGGCGATGAGAGCCCACACGACAGGAAGTTTGTGGCCCACGTTGACTTCACCGACCCCTACTGCCCAGAGCTGAGGAAGGCACTGATAACCGCCGCAAAGGAACTGGGCTTCAACTACCACCCAACAGGTACCTACGCCTGCATGGAGGGGCCGCGCTTCGAGACGAGGGCCGAGATAAGGGCCCTTAAGATACTCGGCGCCGACGTCGTTGGCATGACCCAGTGCCCTGAGGCGGCGCTCGCGAGGGAGCTTGAGATGTGTTACGCCAGCGTTGCCATAGTCACCAACTTTGCCGCGGGGATAAGCACCCAGAAGCTCACTCACACGGAAGTTGTCGAGCTCATGGCCCAGAAGAGCGAGGAGATAAAGTACCTCCTTATGACGTCCATCAAGTATATCCCGAAGGAGAGACACTGCGCCTGCAAGGATGCCCTTAAAGGTGCAACTGGGGAGTGA
- a CDS encoding signal recognition particle protein Srp54 encodes MALEKLGKALNNALRKLARSGAVDEALIKEVVRDIQRALIQADVNVRLVLKLTKTIEKRALEEKPPAGASKKEHIIQIVYEELTKFLGKEAKPLEIKGRPTVLLTVGIQGSGKTTSVAKLARHLQKRGYKVGLVCSDTWRPGAYHQLRQLVEPYGIEVFGDPEEKDAVKLAREGVEYFRDRGVDVIIVDSAGRHKEEKGLIEEMRQISSAIQPHEVILVIDGTIGQQAYNQALAFKEATPIGSIIVTKLDGSAKGGGALSAVAATGAPIKFIGVGERIDDLEPFDPKRFVSRLLGMGDIEGLLQKLEELQKAQEFKEEDLEKFLKGKFNLKDMYAQLEAMQKMGPLKQILQMIPGLGYSLPDDAVRIGEEKLRRYRVIMDSMTEEELEHPEIINYSRIKRIARGSGTSTAEVRELLHQYNQMRKMFKSMDKRKLSKMAKKFNLGGFGI; translated from the coding sequence ATGGCCCTAGAAAAGCTCGGAAAGGCACTTAACAATGCCCTCAGAAAGCTCGCCCGTTCCGGCGCAGTTGACGAGGCCCTCATAAAGGAGGTCGTGAGAGATATACAGAGGGCACTCATCCAGGCAGATGTCAACGTCAGGCTCGTACTCAAGCTGACAAAGACCATAGAAAAGCGGGCCCTCGAGGAGAAGCCTCCCGCGGGGGCTTCCAAAAAAGAGCACATAATACAGATAGTGTACGAAGAACTAACCAAATTCCTCGGAAAAGAGGCAAAGCCTCTGGAAATAAAGGGGAGGCCGACTGTCCTGCTCACAGTGGGAATACAGGGGTCGGGTAAGACCACTAGCGTGGCAAAGCTGGCACGGCACCTTCAGAAGAGGGGTTACAAGGTCGGCCTCGTCTGCTCGGACACCTGGCGCCCAGGTGCATACCACCAGCTGCGGCAGCTCGTGGAGCCCTATGGGATAGAGGTGTTCGGCGACCCCGAAGAGAAAGACGCCGTCAAACTGGCCCGCGAGGGGGTTGAGTACTTCAGGGACAGGGGCGTTGATGTCATCATAGTTGACTCGGCGGGGCGGCACAAGGAGGAGAAGGGCCTGATCGAGGAAATGAGGCAGATCAGCTCCGCCATACAGCCCCACGAGGTCATCCTGGTTATAGACGGAACGATCGGCCAGCAGGCCTACAACCAGGCGCTCGCGTTCAAGGAGGCGACCCCGATAGGGTCGATCATAGTTACAAAGCTCGATGGTTCTGCCAAGGGAGGAGGTGCCCTCTCGGCTGTTGCCGCTACCGGGGCGCCCATAAAGTTCATCGGCGTCGGGGAAAGGATAGATGACCTCGAACCTTTCGACCCAAAACGCTTTGTCTCCAGACTGCTCGGCATGGGCGACATAGAGGGCCTGCTTCAAAAGCTTGAAGAGCTCCAGAAGGCCCAGGAGTTTAAAGAGGAGGATCTCGAAAAGTTCCTCAAGGGCAAGTTCAACCTCAAGGACATGTACGCCCAGCTTGAGGCGATGCAGAAAATGGGGCCGCTAAAGCAGATACTCCAGATGATTCCGGGGCTCGGGTACTCCCTCCCCGACGACGCCGTCCGCATCGGGGAGGAGAAGCTCAGGAGGTACAGGGTCATAATGGACTCGATGACAGAAGAAGAGCTCGAACACCCGGAGATAATCAACTACTCCCGCATAAAGAGGATTGCAAGGGGCTCCGGCACCAGTACTGCAGAAGTCAGGGAGCTGCTCCACCAGTACAACCAGATGAGGAAGATGTTCAAGAGCATGGACAAGAGGAAGCTGTCAAAAATGGCCAAAAAGTTCAATCTCGGGGGGTTCGGGATATGA